TTTCAGTTGCTTTGGAAGTTTCATCCTTTATGTCCACACTTGCGTAATCTGTAAGCGGAGCTATCTTTTTTATCCTCTCCGGCTTGCTTCCATTAGTCTCTAGGAAATTTCTGAAACCATGGTCATGCATTACCTCCATGAGCATGAGCAAATTCTGAGTCTGAAGGACTGGTTCTCCTCCCGTGTAGCTTATAGAGTGTATATCCCCCGTATCTAACTTTAGAATTATATCAACAACTTCATCAAATTTTGCCGGATTTGGTTTATAGGCAAATCTCCCTGAGAAAGGCTTTATTTCGTACCTATATTTTGGGACACTAGATGCAAGGAGATAGGCTCTTGAGTCACACCAATAGCATCTAAGGTCACACCCAGCAAATCTAACAAAAATTTGCCTCCTACCAAAGGCACTGCCTTCTACACTTCCCCCTTCTCCTTGCCAGCTGTTAAAGATCTCCGCTAAGAACATAACCGCCACCCTATAATTCTACGCCCTTTACTTTGTCACTTACATAGCCCTCAAGTATCTCAATCTTGACGCTCCTATCTTCGCCA
The DNA window shown above is from Thermococcus sp. EP1 and carries:
- a CDS encoding 7-carboxy-7-deazaguanine synthase QueE, translated to MFLAEIFNSWQGEGGSVEGSAFGRRQIFVRFAGCDLRCYWCDSRAYLLASSVPKYRYEIKPFSGRFAYKPNPAKFDEVVDIILKLDTGDIHSISYTGGEPVLQTQNLLMLMEVMHDHGFRNFLETNGSKPERIKKIAPLTDYASVDIKDETSKATENWVDLVLKEIESIRILKKAGVKTYAKLVVTKDTKMEHVKWYAELLKGLAPLAIQPKEPIDISQVQLMDIYNVATKIMGRENVGLSFQVHKYLSVL